A genomic region of Nitrosopumilaceae archaeon contains the following coding sequences:
- the mce gene encoding methylmalonyl-CoA epimerase, with product MKIDHVAIAVNNVDEAAKEYQQALGIKEVEFETVETEGVRVAILHLKDSRIELMEPTREDSPIKKFLTSRGEGLHHIAFETDGIEGEVTRMKGCGVRFLGEIRPGSRGTKVTFIHPKSLHGVLAELCSHSK from the coding sequence ATAGACCATGTTGCAATTGCAGTAAATAATGTAGATGAAGCTGCAAAAGAATACCAACAAGCATTAGGAATAAAAGAAGTTGAATTTGAAACTGTAGAGACAGAAGGTGTCAGAGTTGCAATTTTACATCTAAAAGATTCTAGAATTGAACTGATGGAACCAACACGAGAAGACAGTCCTATTAAGAAATTTCTCACAAGTAGGGGTGAGGGTCTACATCATATCGCATTTGAAACAGATGGCATTGAAGGTGAAGTAACCCGGATGAAAGGATGTGGAGTGAGATTTCTTGGAGAAATAAGGCCTGGTTCAAGAGGTACTAAGGTTACTTTCATACATCCAAAATCACTGCATGGAGTTTTAGCAGAACTTTGTTCTCACTCAAAGTGA
- a CDS encoding transcription initiation factor TFIIIB yields MIVKNKPNKQVLVHEESTKFPQICTHNNGIHGPLITDSVRGEIFCGSCGFVLADKVEDSGPEQHSFSLEQYHERSRTGVGSALSIDDKGLSTVIGSQDKDAAGNSISSSMKYTFNRLRTWDSRSKTDSTERSLRSAFVILNTLKSKLDLSDTIVERAAYLYRKALTKKITQGRTIAGIMLASLYAACRETNAPRTLQDIASAGNITVKDLSRHYRTLFNALGLQLESYDSTDFVTRISSTVGLNEKTKRGALDILFKAKEKGITDGKNPMSLAASALYLSSIINEESATQKKIADASGISSVTIRNVGKLIRKSIGMA; encoded by the coding sequence ATGATAGTGAAAAATAAACCCAACAAGCAAGTGCTAGTACACGAGGAGTCAACCAAGTTTCCACAAATTTGTACTCATAATAATGGGATCCACGGACCATTAATCACTGACAGTGTTCGTGGTGAGATTTTCTGTGGCAGCTGTGGATTTGTCCTAGCAGACAAAGTTGAAGATTCAGGCCCTGAACAGCATTCGTTTAGTTTGGAACAATACCATGAGAGAAGCAGAACTGGTGTAGGATCAGCTCTATCCATAGATGACAAGGGTTTGTCTACGGTAATTGGTTCTCAAGATAAAGATGCTGCAGGTAATTCAATATCATCATCCATGAAATATACTTTCAATAGACTGCGGACATGGGACAGTAGAAGCAAAACTGATTCAACTGAGCGAAGTCTACGATCAGCATTTGTGATTCTTAATACACTAAAATCAAAACTTGACCTCTCTGATACAATTGTAGAAAGGGCTGCTTATCTGTACAGAAAAGCACTGACAAAAAAAATCACACAAGGCAGAACCATTGCAGGAATAATGTTGGCATCACTTTATGCTGCATGCAGAGAGACAAATGCACCAAGGACACTACAAGATATTGCAAGTGCTGGAAACATTACAGTCAAAGATCTTTCTAGACATTACAGAACATTATTTAACGCACTAGGGCTACAACTGGAATCTTATGATTCAACTGACTTTGTAACTAGAATATCAAGTACTGTGGGTCTAAACGAAAAAACAAAAAGAGGTGCGCTGGATATATTATTCAAAGCAAAAGAAAAAGGAATCACAGATGGAAAAAACCCAATGTCACTTGCAGCCTCTGCGCTGTATCTTTCCTCTATAATTAATGAGGAGAGTGCTACTCAGAAAAAAATTGCAGATGCGTCTGGGATTAGTAGTGTGACAATAAGAAATGTGGGAAAATTAATTAGAAAAAGCATAGGCATGGCATAA
- the trxA gene encoding thioredoxin, translating into MHSSSFNLPYPHLISLLSLSNLYTYLCIVSIENRGDKKIENQTQNKDNTKEISSSQWEDEIIKSKIPVFVDFWAPWCGPCRAVAPIVEDIAREYSGKVSFVKVNVDQNNELASKYNVFSIPTLAVFSNGSLVSQQVGVSSNVKASLKNMIENALKKV; encoded by the coding sequence TTGCATTCTTCTTCTTTCAACTTACCATATCCTCACTTGATTTCATTATTATCACTTTCCAATTTATATACTTACCTTTGTATAGTTAGTATAGAAAATAGAGGTGATAAAAAGATAGAAAACCAAACACAAAACAAAGATAATACAAAAGAGATCTCATCAAGTCAATGGGAAGACGAGATAATAAAATCCAAGATTCCTGTCTTTGTTGATTTCTGGGCACCATGGTGTGGACCATGCAGAGCAGTAGCTCCAATAGTTGAAGATATTGCAAGGGAATATTCAGGTAAGGTAAGTTTTGTCAAGGTAAACGTAGACCAAAACAATGAGCTTGCCTCAAAGTATAATGTCTTTAGCATACCTACCTTAGCTGTATTTAGCAATGGAAGTCTTGTTTCACAGCAAGTAGGAGTAAGCTCAAACGTAAAAGCGTCTCTTAAAAACATGATAGAAAATGCCTTAAAGAAAGTTTAG
- a CDS encoding helix-turn-helix domain-containing protein, with the protein MKEEECKVLLDSMKACPIDNTFKIIGKKFTVHILRNMTQLDQSRFNEFLDSIEGINPKTLSARLREMEKNGIIERSVFPGTPVKIEYTITKKGKALKPILEQMAAFSMQYCSKEVFKDGKPRTYKQVFEKPPEILK; encoded by the coding sequence TTGAAAGAAGAAGAATGCAAGGTATTGCTAGATAGTATGAAAGCCTGCCCAATTGATAATACTTTTAAAATAATTGGAAAAAAATTTACTGTACATATTTTACGTAATATGACACAGCTTGATCAGAGCAGATTTAACGAATTCCTGGATTCAATTGAAGGAATAAACCCAAAAACACTTTCTGCAAGATTGCGTGAAATGGAAAAAAATGGAATAATAGAAAGAAGTGTTTTTCCTGGAACACCAGTAAAAATTGAGTATACCATAACAAAAAAAGGAAAAGCACTAAAACCAATACTTGAACAGATGGCAGCCTTTTCTATGCAGTACTGCTCAAAGGAAGTGTTCAAAGATGGCAAGCCACGAACATACAAGCAGGTCTTTGAAAAACCGCCAGAGATTCTAAAATAG
- a CDS encoding DM13 domain-containing protein, protein MLRGIGIVAILVIAAIGVYYFGPQIISQKMSDPLQQALNQMQTGLTYDKFVNMTNSQRDALVQKMPQQTISLIMDDAKKFPTTVSESMQNMISKISSTSQSIVFSKQGEFVGIDHDAKGKAEIISVGNIAFLRFENFQVTNGPDLHVYMTINGDATTGIDLGKLKGSIGDQNYDLHGIDTKTYDTVVIYSQPFHVYFAKAKLS, encoded by the coding sequence GTGTTAAGGGGAATTGGAATTGTAGCAATTCTTGTCATAGCTGCAATTGGTGTATACTATTTTGGACCTCAGATAATTTCACAAAAAATGAGTGATCCTCTACAACAGGCATTAAATCAAATGCAGACTGGTTTAACATATGATAAATTTGTAAACATGACTAATTCGCAAAGAGATGCACTTGTACAGAAAATGCCACAGCAAACAATTTCTCTCATAATGGATGACGCAAAAAAATTCCCAACTACAGTTTCTGAAAGCATGCAAAACATGATTTCAAAGATTTCATCAACCTCACAAAGTATAGTATTTTCAAAACAGGGCGAGTTTGTAGGAATAGATCATGATGCAAAAGGCAAAGCTGAAATAATTTCTGTTGGAAATATTGCATTTCTTAGGTTTGAAAATTTTCAGGTAACAAATGGACCTGATCTACATGTTTACATGACAATTAATGGTGATGCTACTACTGGAATTGATTTGGGCAAACTAAAAGGTAGTATTGGTGATCAAAACTATGACCTGCATGGAATTGACACTAAAACATACGATACGGTGGTAATCTACAGCCAACCATTTCATGTTTACTTTGCAAAAGCCAAATTGTCATAA
- a CDS encoding CBS domain-containing protein — translation MLPRLDSIKPARLKIGLTQQKLASLTGVSTSMINQIESGRCQPSYSTARKIFEVLWSLESQSSMKAGDICSKEIAKLRTTDTLHDAIKKMQDFSISQIPVFDGTEVVGLITEDGLVKHLLDSDESQRKKIRLSEVMEPRPPIVDYAIPVKTLVTLIRFSKCILVSKQSKIIGIITASDTLKLME, via the coding sequence ATGCTACCTAGACTTGATTCCATAAAACCAGCCAGACTAAAGATTGGTCTTACCCAACAAAAACTAGCCTCTCTCACAGGAGTGAGCACCTCAATGATTAATCAAATAGAATCTGGAAGGTGTCAGCCAAGCTATTCTACTGCAAGAAAAATATTCGAAGTATTATGGTCACTTGAAAGCCAATCTTCAATGAAAGCAGGAGATATTTGTAGCAAAGAAATTGCAAAGCTAAGGACTACAGACACACTGCATGATGCAATAAAGAAGATGCAGGATTTTTCAATTAGTCAAATACCAGTCTTTGATGGAACAGAGGTAGTAGGTCTGATAACAGAGGATGGTCTTGTTAAACATTTGTTAGATAGTGATGAAAGTCAGCGCAAGAAGATCAGGCTTTCTGAAGTCATGGAACCAAGACCTCCAATAGTTGATTATGCGATTCCTGTGAAAACCCTAGTTACTCTTATCAGATTTTCAAAATGCATCTTGGTATCAAAGCAAAGCAAGATAATTGGCATAATCACTGCATCTGACACTCTAAAATTAATGGAATAA